The Pseudomonas azadiae genome contains a region encoding:
- a CDS encoding 16S rRNA (uracil(1498)-N(3))-methyltransferase, translated as MNLLLLEEADFIAADRVVLRDRRLVHMQEVHRAAVGDSLRVGRIGGLMGNAQLLRLEAGEAELQVNFDQPPPAKLPLTLLLALPRPKMLRRVLQTVAAMGVPKVVLVNSYRVEKSFWQTPFLEPAAIREQLILGLEQARDTVLPEVIIEKRFKPFVEDRLPAMTEGTLGLIGHPGDYPACPRGLDEPVTLAIGPEGGWIPYEVDLLAKAGLQPVQLGARILRVETAVTALLARLF; from the coding sequence GTGAACCTGCTGCTGCTTGAAGAGGCCGATTTCATCGCGGCCGACCGCGTAGTGCTGCGTGATCGGCGCCTGGTGCATATGCAGGAAGTACACCGCGCCGCCGTAGGCGACAGCCTGCGCGTCGGTCGTATCGGCGGACTGATGGGCAATGCCCAACTGCTGCGCCTGGAGGCCGGTGAAGCCGAGCTGCAAGTCAACTTCGACCAGCCACCGCCGGCCAAACTGCCGCTGACCCTGCTGCTGGCCCTGCCGCGCCCGAAAATGCTGCGCCGGGTGTTGCAGACCGTGGCCGCCATGGGCGTGCCCAAGGTGGTGCTGGTGAACAGCTACCGCGTCGAAAAGAGCTTCTGGCAAACGCCGTTCCTGGAACCGGCGGCGATTCGCGAGCAATTGATTCTGGGCCTGGAGCAGGCGCGGGATACGGTGCTGCCCGAGGTCATCATCGAAAAACGCTTCAAGCCGTTCGTCGAAGACCGGCTGCCGGCGATGACCGAAGGCACCTTGGGGCTCATCGGCCACCCCGGCGATTACCCGGCCTGCCCGCGCGGGTTGGACGAGCCGGTCACCCTGGCGATCGGCCCGGAAGGCGGCTGGATTCCCTACGAAGTGGACCTGTTGGCCAAGGCCGGCCTGCAACCGGTACAACTCGGCGCACGTATCCTGCGGGTCGAAACCGCCGTCA